One window from the genome of Cricetulus griseus strain 17A/GY chromosome 2, alternate assembly CriGri-PICRH-1.0, whole genome shotgun sequence encodes:
- the CUNH18orf25 gene encoding uncharacterized protein C18orf25 homolog isoform X2, which translates to MKMEETVGKVEELIESAAPPKTSEQETVKEEDGSVELESQVPKDGVADSTVLSSMPCLLMELRRDSSESQLASTESDKPTAGRVYESDSSNHCMLSPSSSGHLADSDTLSSVEENEPSQAETTVEGDTSGVSGATVGRKSRRSRSESETSTMAAKKNRQSSDKQNGRVTKVKGHRSQKHKERIRLLRQKREAAARKKYNLLQDSSTSDSDLTCDSSTSSSDDDEEVSGSSKTITAEIPDGPPVVAHYDMSDTSSDPEVVNVDNLLAAAVVQEHSNSVGGQNTGATWRTSELLEAGHLDPGFLASDKTSVGNAPLNEEINIASSDSEVEIVGVQEHARCVHPRGGVIQSVSSWKHGSGTQYVGSRQTQSWTAVTPQQTWASPAEVVDLTLDEDSRRKYLL; encoded by the exons ATGAAGATGGAGGAGACAGTGGGAAAAGTAGAAGAACTCATTGAGTCTGCAGCCCCACCAAAAACCTCTGAACAAGAAACAGTCAAGGAGGAAGATGGTTCTGTAGAACTGGAATCTCAAGTTCCAAAGGATGGTGTAGCTGACTCTACAGTTCTTTCTTCAATGCCCTGTTTGTTGATGGAACTGAGAAGGGACTCTTCAGAGTCTCAGTTAGCATCCACAGAGAGTGACAAGCCCACAGCTGGCAGAGTTTATGAGAGTGACTCCTCTAATCATTGCATGCTTTCCCCTTCCTCTAGTGGTCACTTGGCTGATTCAGATACGTTGTCTTCTGTAGAAGAGAATGAACCCTCTCAAGCAGAAACTACAGTAGAAGGAGATACTTCAGGAGTGTCTGGTGCCACTGTTGGGCGCAAGTCTAGACGGTCCCGTTCTGAAAGTGAAACATCTACTATGGCTGCCAAGAAAAACCGGCAATCCAGTGATAAGCAGAATGGCCGAGTCACCAAGGTTAAAGGTCATCGGAGCCAAAAGCACAAGGAAAGGATCAGACTACTGAGGCAGAAACGGGAGGCCGCTGCAAGGAAGAAGTACAACCTGCTGCAGGACAGTAGTACCAGTGATAGTGACCTGACTTGTGACTCAAGCACGAGCTCGTCAGATGATGATGAAGAGGTTTCAGGGAGCAGCAAGACAATCACTGCAGAGATACCAG aTGGACCTCCAGTTGTAGCTCATTATGATATGTCTGACACCAGCTCTGACCCAGAAGTGGTAAATGTGGACAATTTATTGGCGGCTGCAGTAGTTCAAGAGCACAGTAATTCAGTAGGCGGCCAGAACACAGGAGCTACCTGGAGGACCAGCGAGCTTCTAGAGGCAG gTCATTTGGATCCAGGATTCCTAGCAAGTGACAAAACATCTGTTGGCAATGCACCACTTAATGAAGAAATTAATATTGCCTCTTCAGATAGTGAAGTGGAGATTGTGGGTGTTCAGGAGCATGCAAG GTGTGTTCACCCCCGAGGAGGTGTGATACAGAGTGTTTCTTCCTGGAAGCATGGCTCTGGCACGCAGTATGTTGGCTCCCGGCAAACACAGTCATGGACTGCTGTGACTCCGCAGCAGACTTGGGCCTCACCAGCAGAAGTGGTTGACCTTACCTTGGATGAGGATAGCAGACGTAAATACCTACTGTAA
- the CUNH18orf25 gene encoding uncharacterized protein C18orf25 homolog isoform X3, whose translation MKMEETVGKVEELIESAAPPKTSEQETVKEEDGSVELESQVPKDGVADSTVLSSMPCLLMELRRDSSESQLASTESDKPTAGRVYESDSSNHCMLSPSSSGHLADSDTLSSVEENEPSQAETTVEGDTSGVSGATVGRKSRRSRSESETSTMAAKKNRQSSDKQNGRVTKVKGHRSQKHKERIRLLRQKREAAARKKYNLLQDSSTSDSDLTCDSSTSSSDDDEEVSGSSKTITAEIPGHLDPGFLASDKTSVGNAPLNEEINIASSDSEVEIVGVQEHARCVHPRGGVIQSVSSWKHGSGTQYVGSRQTQSWTAVTPQQTWASPAEVVDLTLDEDSRRKYLL comes from the exons ATGAAGATGGAGGAGACAGTGGGAAAAGTAGAAGAACTCATTGAGTCTGCAGCCCCACCAAAAACCTCTGAACAAGAAACAGTCAAGGAGGAAGATGGTTCTGTAGAACTGGAATCTCAAGTTCCAAAGGATGGTGTAGCTGACTCTACAGTTCTTTCTTCAATGCCCTGTTTGTTGATGGAACTGAGAAGGGACTCTTCAGAGTCTCAGTTAGCATCCACAGAGAGTGACAAGCCCACAGCTGGCAGAGTTTATGAGAGTGACTCCTCTAATCATTGCATGCTTTCCCCTTCCTCTAGTGGTCACTTGGCTGATTCAGATACGTTGTCTTCTGTAGAAGAGAATGAACCCTCTCAAGCAGAAACTACAGTAGAAGGAGATACTTCAGGAGTGTCTGGTGCCACTGTTGGGCGCAAGTCTAGACGGTCCCGTTCTGAAAGTGAAACATCTACTATGGCTGCCAAGAAAAACCGGCAATCCAGTGATAAGCAGAATGGCCGAGTCACCAAGGTTAAAGGTCATCGGAGCCAAAAGCACAAGGAAAGGATCAGACTACTGAGGCAGAAACGGGAGGCCGCTGCAAGGAAGAAGTACAACCTGCTGCAGGACAGTAGTACCAGTGATAGTGACCTGACTTGTGACTCAAGCACGAGCTCGTCAGATGATGATGAAGAGGTTTCAGGGAGCAGCAAGACAATCACTGCAGAGATACCAG gTCATTTGGATCCAGGATTCCTAGCAAGTGACAAAACATCTGTTGGCAATGCACCACTTAATGAAGAAATTAATATTGCCTCTTCAGATAGTGAAGTGGAGATTGTGGGTGTTCAGGAGCATGCAAG GTGTGTTCACCCCCGAGGAGGTGTGATACAGAGTGTTTCTTCCTGGAAGCATGGCTCTGGCACGCAGTATGTTGGCTCCCGGCAAACACAGTCATGGACTGCTGTGACTCCGCAGCAGACTTGGGCCTCACCAGCAGAAGTGGTTGACCTTACCTTGGATGAGGATAGCAGACGTAAATACCTACTGTAA